One Brachybacterium kimchii genomic window carries:
- a CDS encoding alpha-hydroxy acid oxidase: MVTRQFPKPAEIFELMKFRKPSLDFTGTRLEKAQSIYDLRAIAKRRTPAAAFDYTDGAAEREISMNRARKAFEDVEFHPGILTDVSHVDTSVQILGGSSAQPFGIAPTGFTRLMQTEGEIAGAGAAGAAGIPFTLSTLGTTSIEDVKATNPHGRNWYQLYVMKDRSISYGLVERAAKAGFDTLFFTVDTPIAGARLRDKKNGFSIPPQLTPGVVINAIPRPWWWIDFLTTPKLEFASLTSTGGTVGELLDSAMDPSIDYDDLREIREMWPGKIAIKGVQNVEDARKLADLGVDAIVLSNHGGRQLDRAPVPFHLLPEVKREVGSDAEIIVDTGIMNGADVVAAMALGADFTLVGRAYLYGLMAGGRRGVDRTIEILSDEVQRTMRLLQVHSVEELEPRHVTQLRDLGPIPRPGVHEGAEG; the protein is encoded by the coding sequence ATGGTCACCCGCCAGTTCCCCAAGCCCGCCGAGATCTTCGAGCTGATGAAGTTCCGCAAGCCCTCGCTCGACTTCACCGGCACGCGCCTGGAGAAGGCGCAGTCGATCTACGATCTGCGGGCGATCGCCAAGCGCCGCACGCCCGCCGCGGCCTTCGACTACACCGACGGCGCGGCCGAGCGCGAGATCTCGATGAACCGTGCCCGCAAGGCCTTCGAGGACGTCGAGTTCCACCCCGGCATCCTCACCGACGTCTCCCACGTCGACACCAGCGTGCAGATCCTCGGCGGGTCCTCGGCGCAGCCGTTCGGCATCGCCCCCACGGGCTTCACCCGGCTCATGCAGACCGAGGGCGAGATCGCCGGTGCGGGCGCCGCGGGCGCCGCCGGGATCCCGTTCACGCTGTCCACACTGGGCACCACCTCGATCGAGGACGTGAAGGCGACCAACCCGCACGGGCGCAACTGGTACCAGCTGTACGTGATGAAGGACCGGTCGATCTCCTACGGGCTCGTCGAGCGGGCCGCGAAGGCCGGCTTCGACACCCTCTTCTTCACCGTCGACACCCCCATCGCGGGCGCCCGTCTGCGCGACAAGAAGAACGGCTTCTCGATCCCGCCGCAGCTCACCCCGGGCGTCGTCATCAACGCGATCCCTCGCCCCTGGTGGTGGATCGACTTCCTGACCACCCCGAAGCTCGAGTTCGCCTCGCTCACCTCCACGGGAGGCACCGTCGGCGAGCTGCTGGACTCGGCGATGGACCCGTCGATCGACTACGACGACCTGCGCGAGATCCGCGAGATGTGGCCCGGGAAGATCGCCATCAAGGGCGTGCAGAACGTCGAGGACGCCAGGAAGCTCGCCGACCTGGGCGTCGACGCGATCGTGCTCTCCAACCACGGCGGCCGACAGCTCGACCGCGCGCCCGTGCCCTTCCACCTGCTGCCCGAGGTCAAGCGCGAGGTCGGCTCGGACGCGGAGATCATCGTGGACACCGGCATCATGAACGGGGCCGACGTGGTCGCCGCGATGGCGCTCGGCGCCGACTTCACACTCGTGGGCCGCGCCTACCTCTACGGCCTCATGGCCGGCGGCCGGCGGGGCGTGGACCGCACCATCGAGATCCTCTCCGACGAGGTCCAGCGCACCATGCGCCTGCTCCAGGTGCACTCGGTCGAGGAGCTCGAGCCGCGCCACGTCACCCAGCTGCGCGACCTCGGGCCGATCCCCCGGCCGGGAGTGCACGAGGGCGCCGAGGGCTGA